In Helicobacter bilis, a genomic segment contains:
- a CDS encoding class I SAM-dependent methyltransferase, whose amino-acid sequence MANWNDGYLTDIEYLDTYFSYLNPLFMNLNLTFAGFDVGQHDCISLQTSSDSNDKQSYLEMGFGRGVSLCVHAATTDMSFVGTDFNPSHTLFARNLAKVGNADIQLYDDSFELLYKRLQKQEAEFDYIVLHGVWSWVSYENQKVILQIIRDHLKVGGIVYVSYNCFPGWDGKWSSRKLLTMYHDYISGTKVERIRNALGFFKDFLETNPLYLQNNPSAARVSQIIENEKFDYLAHEFFNDGANCCYFVDMVRDLESCKLQFACGALPLWHYEDSSLNKQNQAFLDQIAEPTLKEQLKDYYLNRQFRNDIFVKGAQKLSGQQICDKFLNTRFTLTSIPDSDAEDLDAIRKDMIAFLAKDSYTPKSMREAQLQLGGGGVTYTRVS is encoded by the coding sequence ATGGCAAATTGGAATGATGGTTATTTGACAGACATTGAGTATCTTGATACTTATTTTTCGTATCTAAATCCACTTTTTATGAATCTAAATCTCACTTTTGCGGGTTTTGATGTCGGTCAGCACGACTGCATTAGTTTGCAAACAAGCAGTGATTCTAATGATAAGCAGAGCTATCTTGAAATGGGCTTTGGTAGGGGTGTGAGTTTATGCGTGCATGCTGCCACTACTGATATGAGTTTTGTTGGGACGGATTTTAATCCATCGCATACCCTATTTGCACGAAACTTAGCCAAAGTTGGCAACGCGGATATACAGCTTTATGATGATAGCTTTGAGCTATTGTATAAACGATTGCAAAAGCAAGAAGCAGAGTTTGACTACATTGTGTTACATGGTGTGTGGTCGTGGGTAAGTTATGAGAATCAAAAGGTGATTTTGCAGATTATCCGCGATCATTTGAAAGTTGGCGGTATTGTATATGTAAGCTATAATTGCTTTCCGGGCTGGGATGGCAAATGGTCTTCACGCAAGTTACTTACAATGTATCATGACTATATATCTGGTACGAAAGTCGAACGAATCCGTAATGCGCTTGGATTTTTCAAAGACTTTTTAGAGACGAATCCGCTTTATCTGCAGAATAATCCAAGTGCAGCACGAGTCTCACAAATAATAGAAAATGAAAAGTTTGACTATTTAGCACATGAATTTTTTAATGATGGAGCAAATTGTTGCTACTTTGTTGATATGGTGCGTGATTTGGAATCATGTAAATTACAATTTGCATGTGGGGCATTACCTTTGTGGCATTATGAAGATTCTAGTTTAAATAAGCAAAATCAAGCCTTTTTAGATCAAATCGCAGAACCGACATTAAAAGAGCAGCTAAAAGATTACTATCTTAATAGACAATTTCGAAATGATATATTTGTAAAAGGGGCACAAAAGCTATCAGGGCAGCAAATATGCGATAAGTTTCTCAATACCCGCTTTACACTTACAAGCATACCCGATAGTGATGCAGAAGATCTTGATGCAATTAGGAAAGATATGATTGCATTTCTTGCAAAAGATTCTTATACACCAAAAAGCATGCGTGAGGCACAGCTACAGCTGGGGGGGGGGGGGGTTACATATACGAGAGTTAGCTAA
- the folE gene encoding GTP cyclohydrolase I FolE has product MQDLFCFIGEDGKREGLIKTPERVAKLHEMLYSGYEIDPNSILDSVFSDGACNEMVVVRDIEFYSMCEHHLLPFFGKISIGYIPDKKVVGISNLSKLVEVFARRLQIQEKLTTQIADTIMHSLKPKGAMVVCEALHLCMAMRGNAKQNSKILTSAVRGLFQQDSRTRMEFMQLIKT; this is encoded by the coding sequence ATGCAAGACCTATTTTGCTTTATCGGCGAAGATGGTAAAAGAGAGGGACTCATAAAAACGCCAGAGAGAGTAGCAAAGCTGCATGAAATGCTGTATAGTGGTTATGAAATAGATCCTAATAGTATTTTAGATTCTGTATTTAGCGATGGGGCATGTAATGAAATGGTGGTTGTGCGAGATATTGAGTTTTACTCAATGTGTGAGCATCATTTATTGCCTTTTTTTGGGAAAATCTCAATCGGTTATATCCCAGATAAAAAAGTCGTTGGAATCTCAAATCTATCAAAGCTAGTAGAAGTCTTTGCTAGACGATTGCAAATACAAGAAAAGCTTACCACACAAATCGCTGATACCATCATGCATTCACTCAAACCAAAAGGGGCTATGGTAGTCTGTGAAGCCCTGCATTTATGTATGGCAATGCGTGGTAATGCCAAGCAAAACTCAAAGATTCTCACTTCTGCTGTGCGTGGATTATTCCAGCAAGATTCAAGGACTAGAATGGAGTTTATGCAGCTTATTAAAACTTAG
- a CDS encoding menaquinone biosynthesis decarboxylase: MQDFIRFLESHNELKIIDTPLDIELEIPHLAYLEVKKKDSKALLFTRPIYRKHKDSTLSGTSTECTQHNMQSSNCHAKQSEISQNLDSKPCHTEPLGEVSNMESKKDISPFRNAQHDKKLHPTTQMTQDLTYTAHIESNLIESNFNSIDSSNQDSNTTTQDIESFHIPVLMNVFGSQKRLELIATHYNSNADFKSLESIANVMKNLLNLSMPKTLSEKLAKLKELWAMRHVFPKKYKNKPPCQERIYTKDSIDLFSLPILKTWEEDGGRFITMGQVYTRSLDGKSNNIGMYRLQIHSHNELLMHWQIHKDATHFFHEYKRANKLMPVSIAIGGDPLYIWCAQAPMPPKIFELMLYGLIRAKNPLLAECVSNELAVPHDCDIVIEGFVDTSRFAPEGKFGDHTGFYTPIEPYPIMQVSAITMKRNPVYLATVVGKPPLEDKYMGYMTERLFLPLLQTSAHGLIDYSMPENGVFHNLILAKVKTDYPAQSLQMMHTFFGIGQMSFVKHALFVSEEAPKLHKDYKILCDYILDRINTKKLYSTMGNCDALDHACERFAVSGKLGIDASGEILNHNFVEISENDLLKIMKNIANEIESLHIYKHKNPLIICGINKKDTPILEYATRFYETLRQYGAFFIFVDSDNILTNYYMLVWRVVNSIDVARDLKIIKECAFLDATAKGKLEGYDREWPKDTLCSQFILNSLKEQGLLEDIDESFYKQFGIL; the protein is encoded by the coding sequence ATGCAAGATTTTATCCGCTTTTTAGAATCTCACAATGAATTAAAGATTATTGACACACCCCTTGATATTGAGTTAGAAATCCCGCATTTAGCCTATTTAGAAGTGAAGAAAAAAGATTCTAAAGCCCTGCTTTTCACTCGTCCCATATATAGAAAACATAAGGATTCTACACTTTCAGGGACTAGCACGGAATGCACGCAACACAATATGCAATCTAGTAATTGTCATGCTAAGCAAAGCGAAATTTCTCAAAATCTAGATTCTAAACCTTGTCATACTGAGCCTTTAGGCGAAGTATCTAACATGGAATCTAAAAAAGATATTTCGCCTTTTCGTAATGCTCAACATGACAAAAAACTACACCCAACAACACAAATGACACAAGACCTAACCTACACCGCACATATAGAATCCAATCTTATAGAATCTAATTTTAACAGCATAGATTCTAGCAACCAAGATTCTAACACAACCACCCAAGATATAGAATCTTTTCATATCCCAGTCCTAATGAATGTCTTTGGCTCTCAAAAAAGACTGGAGTTAATCGCTACGCATTACAACTCAAACGCAGATTTTAAATCCCTAGAATCTATTGCAAATGTGATGAAAAATCTACTCAATCTCTCCATGCCAAAGACTTTGAGTGAAAAACTTGCAAAGCTAAAAGAGTTATGGGCTATGCGACATGTATTCCCTAAAAAATATAAGAACAAACCCCCATGTCAAGAGAGAATCTATACAAAAGATTCAATAGATCTATTTTCACTGCCTATACTTAAGACTTGGGAGGAAGATGGGGGGCGATTTATCACAATGGGGCAGGTTTATACACGAAGTCTTGATGGTAAATCTAATAATATCGGTATGTATCGACTGCAGATTCACTCTCATAATGAGTTGCTTATGCACTGGCAGATTCATAAAGATGCAACGCATTTTTTCCACGAATACAAAAGAGCAAATAAACTCATGCCTGTAAGCATCGCCATAGGTGGCGACCCTCTTTATATATGGTGCGCTCAAGCCCCTATGCCACCAAAGATTTTTGAGCTTATGCTTTATGGACTTATACGCGCTAAAAATCCGCTATTAGCTGAATGTGTGAGTAATGAATTAGCCGTGCCGCATGATTGTGATATTGTGATTGAGGGCTTTGTGGATACAAGCAGATTTGCCCCGGAGGGAAAGTTTGGCGATCATACAGGATTTTACACGCCAATAGAGCCTTATCCCATCATGCAAGTGAGTGCCATCACTATGAAGCGTAACCCAGTCTATCTAGCCACCGTTGTGGGTAAGCCACCACTTGAAGATAAATATATGGGCTATATGACAGAGCGGCTTTTTCTGCCGCTTTTACAGACAAGCGCACATGGACTTATTGACTATTCTATGCCAGAAAATGGCGTATTTCATAATCTTATACTAGCGAAAGTAAAGACAGATTATCCCGCACAAAGTCTGCAAATGATGCACACTTTCTTTGGCATAGGGCAGATGAGCTTTGTAAAACATGCTCTTTTTGTGAGTGAAGAAGCACCAAAACTGCATAAAGACTACAAGATTCTATGTGATTATATCCTTGATAGAATCAATACTAAAAAGCTATATAGCACTATGGGAAACTGCGATGCACTCGATCATGCGTGTGAGAGATTTGCTGTGAGTGGGAAGCTAGGCATTGATGCAAGCGGTGAAATATTAAATCATAATTTTGTAGAAATTAGCGAAAATGACTTATTAAAAATTATGAAAAATATCGCAAATGAGATAGAATCTCTGCATATCTATAAGCATAAAAATCCGCTTATAATCTGTGGTATCAACAAAAAAGATACGCCAATACTAGAATATGCGACTAGATTCTATGAAACCCTTAGACAATATGGGGCATTTTTTATTTTTGTAGATAGTGATAATATTTTGACAAATTACTATATGCTTGTATGGCGTGTGGTAAATTCTATCGATGTAGCAAGGGATTTAAAGATTATTAAAGAATGTGCTTTTTTAGACGCAACCGCTAAGGGCAAGTTAGAGGGCTATGATAGAGAATGGCCCAAAGATACACTTTGCTCTCAATTTATCCTTAATAGCCTAAAAGAGCAAGGCTTACTAGAAGATATTGATGAGTCGTTTTATAAACAATTTGGGATTTTGTAG
- a CDS encoding GHMP family kinase ATP-binding protein, whose amino-acid sequence MTKTMKAYYAKAYPKINITLKIGEKIGNLHTLQSRFCLVESSLYDSFLIIKESLDNEVLTQKDLVKKLPQRYTTFSETTKQHNAIQCYLYGNFDCKLEDNLIYKAYALLAKHIDSNINPCFIRIIVDKRIPVGGGLGGGSVNAALILLLLNELFNLNCSKEILYQYAKALGSDVAFFLMIYTQNSTHITPYFYVEQNLSKGDLDSILFKQTQDENLDSNICHVERSKISKDLEMIKESKQDSNIESKKDISCLRTRTSESLAHTCKYDRNLDSIFLDSLKQKRQDHSINFLSANVYGTGEIIEPFYEKLPHFLIHCNTIACNTGAVYKEFAREKQAIKDSKKDNIDLQKDSITLLQAHDIYTLNDLYKPACNLYELEAIAKGLHKKYGNVYFSGSGSSFFSINHDIKE is encoded by the coding sequence ATGACTAAAACAATGAAAGCTTATTATGCTAAAGCCTATCCAAAGATAAATATCACACTAAAAATAGGCGAAAAAATAGGGAATCTTCATACATTACAATCGCGTTTTTGCTTAGTAGAAAGTAGTCTATATGATTCCTTTTTAATTATAAAAGAGTCTTTAGATAACGAAGTATTAACACAAAAAGATTTAGTCAAAAAATTACCGCAAAGATATACAACATTTAGTGAAACAACAAAGCAGCATAACGCAATACAATGCTATCTCTATGGCAATTTTGACTGCAAACTAGAAGATAATCTCATTTATAAAGCTTACGCACTTTTAGCAAAACATATAGATTCTAACATTAATCCTTGCTTCATTCGTATTATCGTGGATAAGAGAATACCAGTTGGCGGTGGGCTTGGTGGTGGCAGTGTGAATGCGGCTTTAATACTTTTATTACTCAATGAGTTATTTAACCTAAATTGTAGCAAAGAGATTCTATATCAATATGCAAAAGCACTTGGTAGTGATGTAGCCTTTTTTCTTATGATTTATACGCAAAATAGCACACATATCACACCATATTTTTATGTAGAGCAAAACTTAAGTAAGGGGGATTTAGATTCTATTTTATTTAAGCAGACACAAGATGAAAACTTGGATTCTAATATTTGTCATGTTGAGCGTAGCAAGATATCTAAAGATTTAGAAATGATAAAAGAGTCTAAACAAGATTCTAATATAGAATCTAAAAAAGATATTTCGTGCTTACGCACTCGCACGAGCGAATCTCTTGCCCACACTTGCAAATATGACAGGAATCTAGATTCTATATTTTTAGACTCTCTCAAACAAAAAAGACAAGATCATTCTATAAACTTTCTTAGTGCAAATGTCTATGGCACAGGCGAGATTATAGAGCCTTTTTATGAAAAATTACCGCATTTTCTTATCCATTGTAATACTATCGCATGTAATACAGGGGCAGTATATAAAGAATTTGCTAGAGAAAAACAAGCTATAAAAGATTCTAAAAAAGATAATATAGACTTACAAAAAGATTCCATTACGCTATTACAAGCACATGATATATATACGCTTAATGACTTATATAAACCTGCTTGTAATCTCTATGAGTTAGAAGCTATCGCAAAAGGGCTACATAAAAAATATGGCAATGTGTATTTTAGTGGCAGTGGCTCAAGCTTTTTTAGCATAAATCATGATATAAAGGAATAG